The genomic segment AATATCAATGGCTAATTGGGGCATAAAAATTTACAAAACTTCATAATTTAAATCGTTAAAAATATCATCTAATAAAAAATCTTTATTATTAAATACGCTCAAAGCTAAGGTCGTATTAGTTGGCTTATTATATCCAGCATAAATTAGACTATTAATTATTTTATAATTTTTAATCTTACTATTTTTAAAAGATTCTTTAATATGATTATCTGTTTGATATCTCAAATTATAAAACACTAAACCATAATAACTACACTTTTTAATTTTCTCATAGCTTTTTATTTTTTTATCAAAATCAATAATATATTTATTGACAACATTAATTATATTAATTTTTTGTATTTTTACCCCATTACTATATTCTTCCGTACCACTCTTATTTATTTCTTTGATTTCAAAAACAAATCTGTCATCAACTAAAAAATCCGGAAAATTATTTCCCTTTATTTTCACAATATTCTCACCAACGTTTTTAAAAAAATTACAAAAAGACTCTTCGGTTTTTGTATCAAATTTTTCTTTGCTCATAAATAAAACAACTAATACTAACATTCTACCTTCTAATACCCCTCCACACAACCCGCTCATGACATTGACAAGATTTTAAAATTCTGCTTAAATAAATCGTTATATTAAACTATAAAAGATCGATTATAATTCTCCGATTATTAAAATTAAATCTAAAAACTAATTTAAAAACAAAAAAGGAGTGTGCAATGGAAAGCTTAATCGAAAAAGTTAACAGTCAGTGTCATGTATTCTTTGGTATAGAAGGCACAAAATTATTCGTGCAAATAGCTACCAGAGAAAACGAAATAGCCTATGCTGCAGAAACATCCATTGCAGTAGATCCTAGTGCATCTTATTTAGCCGAAAAAGTATACGATTTATTTCCTGATAGTTTTAAAAAATCAGGAATAAAAGCCCCAAAGCAATACTTTGAATGGGATGGACAAAAAGTTTTTAACTCTGGCGAAAAAACAATTATTGACTGTAAAACAGTCAAAGACATATTTCCTAAATTCGGAGCCTTTATATTCTCATTCCTTGCAGAAAACGGCATGGAATAAAACGAGAAATGAAAAGCAATAAAAAAGCCATGGTGCTATAGGTAGATACTTATAGCATCTTTTTATTATTTTACTACCCTCATTCCTCACAACCCACCTAAAACCCTTGACTTAAGACAAAGAATAATTTATAATAATTTGGCTGATTAAAAACAGCTAAACTTTTCGCAAGTAATTTACTATTAGATATGGCTCATACAAAAGCAGGCGGCTCTACAACACTAGGCCGCGATTCACAAAGTAAACGTTTAGGAGTTAAACTTTTTGCCGGACAACCAGCCAAGGCTGGTATGGTTTTGGTTAGACAGCGCGGTACCCGCTTTTTCCCTGGTAAAGGTGTTAAAAAAGGCGGCGATGATACCTTGTTCGCCACTCAAAACGGCATAGTAAAATTTTACCAACGCTGGCGCAAAAGCTTTACTGGTAAGTTAAAACTTGGTCGCTACATCAGCGTGGAATAAACTAAAAGCAATTACTCTTGATTTAAAAAACTCCCCTTGTTACCCAATACGGGAGTTTTTTGTCTTTAAGCCCTGCCGCTACCCGCAGCTTGGCTTATGGGACAGAAGCCAAGCGAGGACTCTAGCGGCGATTCTTTGTGTTACTTTCTTTAAAGAAAGTAACAGTCATATATATTTAATTCATTACTTCTCTAGGAGAAGTAATAGCAAGAGTCGCCACCAGAATTTAAGCCCCTACAGTGCTCGTTGCGGCCGGTACTCGCGCTATGCTAAGCCACCACAAACACGCGCTCGTTATACCCGGCCACAACTTCCGCTCTGTCACGTGACTTAAATATGGTGGCAGATAAATTGCTAAAAGGCGGATAGCGGCGGCAGTAGATATAATGTAAACAAATATAAAAACTTAAACGCCTCAGTCTAAATTAGACTGAGGCGTTGGTTAATATTTTATCTTGGTAAAGCCAAAAAAAATTACTTTTTCAAACAGGCTTTTATAAAATCCCTAAACAAAGGATGTGGGCGCAAAGGCCGAGATTGAAACTCAGGGTGAAACTGCGTACCCAACATAAAAGGATGATCGGCTAATTCAGCTACTTCCACCAAATCACGTTCCTTGTTTAACCCGGAAAAAATCATACCAGCTTCCTGAAAACTATGGCGGTACTCATTATTAAATTCATAGCGATGCCGGTGGCGCTCGGAAATAGTGGCTGTGCCATCCTTATGCTCGGTTAAGGGCACGGCCTGTGGGGCGACTTTAGAGGTATAAGCGCTATAAGCCTTAGATTTAGCCTGCAATTGGCAATTATAGGCTCCTAAGCGCATACTAGCGCCCAGATGCTTAGCCTCCAGGTTCTGGCGCTGTTCTGGCATAATGTGAATAACCGGATTAGCTGTTTTATTATCAAACTCGGTAGAATTAACTTCCTTGGTATTAAGCAAACGACGACCAAACTCAATGCACATAATTTGCATCCCCAAACACAAACCAAAATAAGGAATCTTATTATCCCTGGCATAAGCCGCCGCCATTATTTTGCCCTCGATCCCCCGATTGCCAAAACCACCCGGTACCACAATACCATCAGCTTGTTTTAAGCGAGTCCATTCTTTTTTATCCTTGCTTTCTAATTTTTCCGAATCAATATCAATAATATTTAATTTAGATGCCTGCCAAGCGCTAGCCGCCTTTAAAGCTTCATGAACACTAATGTAAGCATCGCCGTGTGCCGTGTACTTACCCACCAAAGCCACAGTTATTTTTTTGGCCTTGGGATTATGAATCCGACGCACTAAAGTTCGCCAAGCTGACAAATCAACTTTTTTCGGTTTTAATTTAAAATGTTTGTAAATAAGTTCAGACACATTATTTTTTTCCAAATCCAAAGGCACTTCATAAATAGACTTTAAAGTCGGACAAGGCAAGGCGTTGGGCAAAGGCACATCGCAAAACAAAGCAATTTTATGCAAAACATCTTTGGGAATTTTTTTAGCCGCCCGAGCCAAAATTATATCCGGCTGAATACCGGCCCGATGCAATTCTCTAACGGCCATTTGTGTAGGTTTGGTTTTATATTCTTCCGAAGTTTCCAAATGCGGCAACAGCGTTACCAAGGCGAACATTACGTTGTCCGGACCAGATTCACGATGAAACTGCCGAGCCGCTTCCAAATACGGCTCCCCTTCAATATCGCCGACTGTACCGCCAATTTCTATTAACAAAAAATCCGCTTTGGTGCGCTGGGCCGTTTCGGTTATTTTATTTTTTATAAAACCGGTAATATGCGGGATTACCTGAATAGTTCGGCCTAAATAAGCCCCCTCCCGTTCGTCTAATAGAATTTTTTGATAAACCTGACCAGTGGTTAAGTTAGATAAACGAGACAAAGGCTCGTCAATAAATCTTTCATAATGTCCTAAATCCAAATCCGCTTCATAACCATCGTCGGTTACAAAAACTTCGCCGTGTTGAAACGGGCTCATGGTCCCGGGATCAATATTCAAATAAGGGTCTAATTTTAAAACTGTAACGCTGTAACCGGCTGTTTTTAAAATAGCACCAATAGAAGCCATGGCCGTGCCCTTACCCAAACCCGAACAAACTCCGCCGGTTACAAAAATGTATTTGGTGGACATAAAATTATTCTGCTTCAATTATTACTTTTAGATTGACTGACTCGTTAGAAGCCAAATTTACCTTAACCGTATGGCTACCAATAGTTTTTATATTATGACAACCGATTATTTGGCTGGCTTCTAACTTTAAACCGCCCGCCTTATTAATAGCCGCCAACACCTGCTCGGCCGAAACAGCTGCATACAACGTACTAGCCGACGAAGCTTTGGCTTGTAAATTAATTACCAAACCCTGCAAACGTTGCTTAGTTTCGGTAAGTAAATTAACTTGAGCCAATAGTTGTTTTTTTTGCTTAGCAATATTAAGTTCCGCCTGTTTTAGAGTTTGGCTAGTGGCCCTAATAGCTAACTTATTAGGCAATAAATAATTCAAAGCAAAGCCGTCGCTTACCTCTTTGGTCTGATTTTTTTTACCGATATTAGGTACGTCTTTTAAGAAAATAATTTTCATAAGCTAAATTATAATAAAAAAATCTGGTTCCTTAATTACCACTTCATTAATAAATTTTACACTTTTTAAATTAGCCAGTTTTATATCCCGTCTTAACCAACCATCAAAAACTTGGATAACCTCTGCTGGACCTTGAACAACCAAAGTAACACTGGTGCTGTTTAGCTCGTTGTGCACCCAACCGCTAATTTTTAACTGCTCCGCTTTAGTTTTAACCTGCCACCTTAAATTTATCCCCTGCACCTGGCCCTGCAAACTATAACGCCGCCTAATCATAAACCCTGGTAATAGTTCATCTGGCTAAAAATTGCAAAGCTCTTTCTAATTGAACATCTTTTTCTTCCTTAAGGTCTTCTTCGGTAAAGTCCACTTTAATATCTGGCTCCAAACCGTTTTTATCAATCGATCGGCCTTTGGGCGTATACCATTTAGCCACGGTTAATTTAACAGCCGAACCATCAGGAAATTCTTCCAAATTTTGCACCGAACCTTTGCCAAAAGTTTTTTGGCCAATAATGGTGGCCAAACCATAATCTTGCAAAGCGCCCGTAACAATTTCCGAAGCTGAAGCTGAACCTTCATTTACCAAAACCACTGTCGGCACTTTAACCAATTCGCCCGCGCCAGTGCTTTTATAATCCCGAGGTTCACCTTTAGGCATTTTTTCCGAAACTACCACCCCTTCCGTTATCCAGTGGCTGGCAATAGCCACGCCTTGGTCCAAAAAACCACCCGGATTATTGCGTAAATCAAAAATAATCGACTGGCTACCTTGGGCTAATAATTTAGTCCAAGCTTCCTTAAATAAAATATCACTATTTTGGGAAAAATGAGCCAACCTAATATAACCGACTTTAGCGCCCGAAGGTAATTCTTTAATTTCACTTTGAACAATTTTTAAAACTATTTTATCGCGCACGATTTCCACTATTTTCGGCTGATCCGCTAATTTAGATAAAATTAAAAGCTTAACAGCTGTGCCTCGCTCACCTCTAATTAACCGAACGGCCTTATCCACCGCCATACCAGTGGTATCGGTATTTTCAATAGCTAAAATTCGATCACCAGACTTTAAACCCGCCCGATCAGCCGGGGTATCAGGCAAAGGCGCCACAATTACTAAATTCTGGTCTTTAACACCAATTTCCGCACCAATACCATCAAAACTACCAGCCAATTCACTAGCAAATTCTTGAGCAGTTTGCGGATCCATATAAATGGAATAAGGATCTTCCAAACCTTGAACCATGCCAGCAATAGCCCCATAAAATAATTTAGTGTCGCTAATGGAATTATTTATGTAATTATTATGAACGTATTGCCAAACTTTCCAAAATAAAGAAAAATCAATATCTTTAGCTAAATAATCCGGCGCCGGCTGATTAACATTGGTCACCTGGCCATTAGGAATATTAGTAATCGTTTGTTTATTTAAACCCCAACCATAACCCAATAAAAATGCTACCAAAACAAAAACTACCACCAAAGTCGGTGGCAGAGGCCGCTGATAGCGGCTAAGAAAATTACTCTTAAAGAAAAAAGACAACTTTTGATTCATTTATTTTTAAATTAAAGCCACAGCCAGTCTA from the Patescibacteria group bacterium genome contains:
- the rplI gene encoding 50S ribosomal protein L9, with the translated sequence MKIIFLKDVPNIGKKNQTKEVSDGFALNYLLPNKLAIRATSQTLKQAELNIAKQKKQLLAQVNLLTETKQRLQGLVINLQAKASSASTLYAAVSAEQVLAAINKAGGLKLEASQIIGCHNIKTIGSHTVKVNLASNESVNLKVIIEAE
- a CDS encoding CTP synthase, which encodes MSTKYIFVTGGVCSGLGKGTAMASIGAILKTAGYSVTVLKLDPYLNIDPGTMSPFQHGEVFVTDDGYEADLDLGHYERFIDEPLSRLSNLTTGQVYQKILLDEREGAYLGRTIQVIPHITGFIKNKITETAQRTKADFLLIEIGGTVGDIEGEPYLEAARQFHRESGPDNVMFALVTLLPHLETSEEYKTKPTQMAVRELHRAGIQPDIILARAAKKIPKDVLHKIALFCDVPLPNALPCPTLKSIYEVPLDLEKNNVSELIYKHFKLKPKKVDLSAWRTLVRRIHNPKAKKITVALVGKYTAHGDAYISVHEALKAASAWQASKLNIIDIDSEKLESKDKKEWTRLKQADGIVVPGGFGNRGIEGKIMAAAYARDNKIPYFGLCLGMQIMCIEFGRRLLNTKEVNSTEFDNKTANPVIHIMPEQRQNLEAKHLGASMRLGAYNCQLQAKSKAYSAYTSKVAPQAVPLTEHKDGTATISERHRHRYEFNNEYRHSFQEAGMIFSGLNKERDLVEVAELADHPFMLGTQFHPEFQSRPLRPHPLFRDFIKACLKK
- a CDS encoding acylphosphatase; protein product: MIRRRYSLQGQVQGINLRWQVKTKAEQLKISGWVHNELNSTSVTLVVQGPAEVIQVFDGWLRRDIKLANLKSVKFINEVVIKEPDFFIII
- the rpmA gene encoding 50S ribosomal protein L27, producing the protein MAHTKAGGSTTLGRDSQSKRLGVKLFAGQPAKAGMVLVRQRGTRFFPGKGVKKGGDDTLFATQNGIVKFYQRWRKSFTGKLKLGRYISVE
- a CDS encoding S41 family peptidase; the encoded protein is MNQKLSFFFKSNFLSRYQRPLPPTLVVVFVLVAFLLGYGWGLNKQTITNIPNGQVTNVNQPAPDYLAKDIDFSLFWKVWQYVHNNYINNSISDTKLFYGAIAGMVQGLEDPYSIYMDPQTAQEFASELAGSFDGIGAEIGVKDQNLVIVAPLPDTPADRAGLKSGDRILAIENTDTTGMAVDKAVRLIRGERGTAVKLLILSKLADQPKIVEIVRDKIVLKIVQSEIKELPSGAKVGYIRLAHFSQNSDILFKEAWTKLLAQGSQSIIFDLRNNPGGFLDQGVAIASHWITEGVVVSEKMPKGEPRDYKSTGAGELVKVPTVVLVNEGSASASEIVTGALQDYGLATIIGQKTFGKGSVQNLEEFPDGSAVKLTVAKWYTPKGRSIDKNGLEPDIKVDFTEEDLKEEKDVQLERALQFLAR